The Flavobacterium sp. M31R6 nucleotide sequence ATAAATAAATGAAGTCAATCGTATTTCGCGAAATAAAATCCTTTTTTGGTTCACCAATCGGGTATTTGGTAATTGCCCTTTTCTTAATTGGAAATGGATTATTCCTTTGGGTTTTCGAAGGTGATTATAATATCTTGAATACAGGTTTTGCCGATTTAACTCCTTTTTTCACCTTAGCTCCATGGATTTTAATCTTCTTGATTCCCGCGGTAACCATGCGCAGTTTTTCGGACGAAAAGAAACAAGGAACACTTGAATTATTATTAACCAAACCAATTAGTCTTTGGGAAATTGTAAATGGAAAATTCTTAGGCGCTTTTCTATTAATTGTAATGGCCATCATCCCCACTTTTATTTATGTGGAAGTGGTTTGGAATTTGGGTTCACCCGAAGGAAATCTTGATTTAGGAAGTACTTTAGGTTCCTATTTTGGTTTATTGTTTTTAATAGCCGCTTATTCTGCCATTGGAATCTTTACTTCATCTGTTTCCGAGAATCAGATTGTGTCCTTTATTATTGCAGTTTTCCTTTGCTTCTTTTTCTATTTTGGATTTCAAGGATTGGCATCTGTGTTGCCTAGTTTTTCATCTTTTATTTCTTATTTTGGAATGCAAGACCATTACAAGAGTATGAGTCGAGGTGTTATAGACACAAGAGACGTAATCTACTTTATTAGCATTGCTATTTTGTTCCTTTCTTTTACAGTCTTTAATTTAAAATCTATTAAATCGTAATGAGAGCATTTAACATTAAAAACGTCAAATCATTATTGATTACTGTTGCGGTAGTATTCCTTTTAAACATCATTAGTAATTTCTTTTTTCATCGTTTTGATTTAACCCAAGACCATCGATATACCCTATCCCCTACGACTTTAAAAATTCTTAAAGACGTAAAGAATCCTTTGTCCATAAAAGTGTATCTGCAAGGGGAATTACCTGCTGAATTCAAACGATTACAACTGGAATCCAAACAACTGTTGGAAGAATTTCAAGCCTATAATTCTAATATCATTATCGAATTTGTAGATCCTTTGGAGAACAAAGACGAAAGTATGGACAATATCAAAGAATTGTATAGAAAAGGCTTAACGCCAATAAATATTACTGTTGACGACAAAGGAAAACAGTCGCAATCAATGGTTTTCCCTTGGGCGATTGCTGTTTACAATAACAAAGAAGTCAATATTCCGCTGTTGAAAAACATCATGGGAGCTTCTACAACTCAAAAAGTGATTGGATCTGTTCAGCATCTTGAATATTCTATTTCGGATGGAATCAATAAAATTTCCAAAGACAAACAAAAGAAAGTTGCTATCATAAAAGGAAACGGAGAACTTCAGGAACGTCACATTGCTAAATTCCTAATGCAAGTACGCGAAAGTTATTTCATTGGTCCATTTACGTTAGATTCTGTTGCCAAAAATCCAGAAGGAACATTAAAATCCTTGCAAAATTATGATTTGGCTGTCATTGCCAAACCAACTGAAGCTTTTACTGATGAAGAAAAACTGGTTTTAGACCAATTCATTATCCATGGAGGAAAAACGCTTTGGCTAATCGATCAAGTCAATGCCGAAATGGACAGTCTTTATAACCCTTCAGGAGCTACATTGGCATTTCCAAAAGACTTGAATCTAAATGATATGTTCTTCAAATATGGAGTTCGTATCAATCCTGACTTAGTCAAAGATGAACAAGGAAGTCCAATAAAACTAGCTAGTGGAGAACAAGGAAGCGGAACGCAATACCAGGATTTTAATTGGAAATTTGCTCCGCAGGTTTATCCTATCAGCAAACATCCGATTGTAAAAAATCTTGGAGGAATCAAATTTGATTTTGCCAATGCAATGGACACTTTGAAAAACGGAATCAAAAAAACAGTTTTACTGCAATCTTCCGCATATTCCAAAAAAATAGGAACTCCTGTAGAAATCAGCCTGAATATGGTTTCAGAGCAAACTTCGCCAGCGGATTACCTTAATAAAGGAAATATCCCAATGGCCGTTTTACTGGAAGGTTCTTTTCACTCCATGTTTGAGAATCGCATTTTGCCTTTTGAAGAAAAATCATTTCAAGCCAAAGGAACAGAAAACAAAATGATTGTGATTTCGGATGGAGATATTATAAAAAATCAATTGGATAAAACAGGACAACCAGTAGAATTGGGCTATGACCAACGTTCTGGGAATTTATATGACAACAAAGATTTTATGATGAATTGTGTAAATTATCTTTTGGACGACACCGGACTTATTAACATTCGAAGCAAGGATCTTGATTTACCATTATTGGATAAAGAAAAAGTATATGAAAACTATACCTTTACTCAATTCATAACTATCGGGCTTCCAATCTTAATTTTGCTACTGTTTGGCCTTGGATTTACATTCCTCAGAAAAAGAAAATACAGTAAATAGATGTTAATAAAAAATTTGCAATACTAGAATAGTTTACAATATATTTGTAAAGTGTATTCTAAATTTTAATTCAGAAAAAGCACACCATAAAAAACAAAACAATACAGATGAAATTTATAGTATCGAGTTCGTACTTATTAAAACAATTACAAGTTTTAGGTAGCGTTATCAACAGTAACAACACTTTGCCAATCTTGGATAACTTCTTATTTGAATTAAATAATAACGAATTAACTGTTTCGGCGTCCGATTTGGAGACTACTATGTCAGCCACATTGACCATCGACTCCAAAAGTAAAGGAAGTGTTGCAGTACCTGCAAAATTATTATTGGAAATCCTTAAAACATTTCCAGAACAACCCTTAACTTTCACAATTGAAGAAAACAGCACTATAGAAATTAGTTCCAACTCAGGAAAATATGCTTTGGCTTATGCTCCGGGTGAAGAATTCCCAAAATCAGTAAACTTAGAAGAGCCATCAGTAACACTTGTACCTGCAGATGTTTTGGCGACTGCTGTCAGCAAAACTATCTTCGCAGCAGGAAACGACGATTTGCGTCCGGTAATGTCGGGAGTTTTCTTCCAATTTTCTCCAGAAGGTTTGATTTTTGTTGCGACTGATGCCCACAAATTGGTAAAATACGCACGCACTGATGTAAAAGCATCACAAGTGGCCGAATTTATTATGCCAAAGAAACCTTTGAATATTTTAAAAAGTATCCTAAGCAGCTCAGATGCTGAAGTAAAAATAGAATACAACGATTCAAACGCTACTTTCTCTTTCGATAACTACATTTTATTATGTCGTTTAATCGATGGGAAATACCCAAATTATGAAGCGGTTATCCCAAAAGAAAATCCAAACAAATTGATGATGGATCGTTCTCAATTCTTGAGTTCTGTTCGTCGTGTTGCAATTTTCTCCAACAAAACAACGCACCAGATTCGTTTGAAAGTTGCCGGAGCCGAATTGAACATTTCTGCCGAAGATATTGACTACTCTAACAAAGCAGAAGAAAGATTGACTTGTGATTATCAAGGAGACGATATGCAAATAGGATTTAACTCCCGTTTCTTGACCGAAATGTTGAACAACCTACAATCAGACATGATTATGCTTGAAATGTCATTACCAAACAGAGCCGGAATCTTAACTCCAATAGATGGACTAGAAGAAGGCGAAACCGTAACAATGCTTGTGATGCCAGTAATGCTAAACAGCTAGTTACCTCAAAATACTAAACTAACCAAAACCATTTTTATATTTGAAAAAACCAAAATTCCTAACCAGAGTTTTGGTTTTTTTTTGGGCTTATCGCAACCGAGGTTTGGACGGTAAATATTATTCTGTTAAAGAATCACTTGGGCGTAACCCC carries:
- the gldF gene encoding gliding motility-associated ABC transporter permease subunit GldF; protein product: MKSIVFREIKSFFGSPIGYLVIALFLIGNGLFLWVFEGDYNILNTGFADLTPFFTLAPWILIFLIPAVTMRSFSDEKKQGTLELLLTKPISLWEIVNGKFLGAFLLIVMAIIPTFIYVEVVWNLGSPEGNLDLGSTLGSYFGLLFLIAAYSAIGIFTSSVSENQIVSFIIAVFLCFFFYFGFQGLASVLPSFSSFISYFGMQDHYKSMSRGVIDTRDVIYFISIAILFLSFTVFNLKSIKS
- the gldG gene encoding gliding motility-associated ABC transporter substrate-binding protein GldG, whose protein sequence is MRAFNIKNVKSLLITVAVVFLLNIISNFFFHRFDLTQDHRYTLSPTTLKILKDVKNPLSIKVYLQGELPAEFKRLQLESKQLLEEFQAYNSNIIIEFVDPLENKDESMDNIKELYRKGLTPINITVDDKGKQSQSMVFPWAIAVYNNKEVNIPLLKNIMGASTTQKVIGSVQHLEYSISDGINKISKDKQKKVAIIKGNGELQERHIAKFLMQVRESYFIGPFTLDSVAKNPEGTLKSLQNYDLAVIAKPTEAFTDEEKLVLDQFIIHGGKTLWLIDQVNAEMDSLYNPSGATLAFPKDLNLNDMFFKYGVRINPDLVKDEQGSPIKLASGEQGSGTQYQDFNWKFAPQVYPISKHPIVKNLGGIKFDFANAMDTLKNGIKKTVLLQSSAYSKKIGTPVEISLNMVSEQTSPADYLNKGNIPMAVLLEGSFHSMFENRILPFEEKSFQAKGTENKMIVISDGDIIKNQLDKTGQPVELGYDQRSGNLYDNKDFMMNCVNYLLDDTGLINIRSKDLDLPLLDKEKVYENYTFTQFITIGLPILILLLFGLGFTFLRKRKYSK
- the dnaN gene encoding DNA polymerase III subunit beta — protein: MKFIVSSSYLLKQLQVLGSVINSNNTLPILDNFLFELNNNELTVSASDLETTMSATLTIDSKSKGSVAVPAKLLLEILKTFPEQPLTFTIEENSTIEISSNSGKYALAYAPGEEFPKSVNLEEPSVTLVPADVLATAVSKTIFAAGNDDLRPVMSGVFFQFSPEGLIFVATDAHKLVKYARTDVKASQVAEFIMPKKPLNILKSILSSSDAEVKIEYNDSNATFSFDNYILLCRLIDGKYPNYEAVIPKENPNKLMMDRSQFLSSVRRVAIFSNKTTHQIRLKVAGAELNISAEDIDYSNKAEERLTCDYQGDDMQIGFNSRFLTEMLNNLQSDMIMLEMSLPNRAGILTPIDGLEEGETVTMLVMPVMLNS